One window from the genome of Thermodesulfobacteriota bacterium encodes:
- a CDS encoding geranylgeranylglyceryl/heptaprenylglyceryl phosphate synthase — protein sequence RSASGFIYYVSVAGVTGARAGAAASVEDSVKKVRRFTKLPVSVGFGISTPEQARRVSRSADGVVVGSAVVNVIQAATDVKKAPQKVGRFVGRIKAAMKRP from the coding sequence CCCGGAGCGCCTCGGGCTTTATCTACTACGTCAGTGTCGCCGGCGTGACCGGGGCGAGGGCCGGGGCGGCGGCGAGCGTAGAGGATTCGGTAAAGAAGGTAAGGCGTTTTACGAAGCTCCCGGTGAGCGTGGGCTTCGGCATATCCACGCCCGAACAGGCCCGCAGGGTCTCGCGCTCGGCGGACGGGGTGGTCGTGGGGAGTGCGGTCGTAAACGTCATTCAAGCCGCTACGGACGTAAAGAAGGCGCCTCAAAAGGTGGGTAGGTTCGTCGGCAGGATAAAGGCCGCCATGAAGCGGCCTTAG